One region of Streptomyces leeuwenhoekii genomic DNA includes:
- a CDS encoding PLP-dependent cysteine synthase family protein, which translates to MTPPVAAAAAVRPVARPELLDLLGRTPVVRVTAGLPGPHPGFWAKLEGLAAGGMKARAAVSMLMGARERGELRPGAPVVESTSGTLGIGLAFAGQALGHPVVLVGDSELEPSMRQLLRSHGVRLEIVDRPAPQGGWQAARLARLRELLAVLPGAYWPDQYNNPDNTAGYASLAAELAVQLDHLDILVCSVGTGGHSAGVIGPLRRHWPALRLIGVDSTGSTIFGQPARPRLMRGLGSSIHPRNVAYDAFDEVHWVGPAEAVDACRRLARGSFVSGGWSTGAAARVAAWAARVHPGAVVATVFPDGPHRYLGTVYDDDFAAAHGLDPATAATRPVEIPHPYAAEATGWTRCTRVSDPLADAPSPDPSERTP; encoded by the coding sequence GTGACCCCGCCCGTCGCCGCCGCGGCCGCCGTCCGTCCGGTCGCCCGTCCGGAACTGCTCGACCTGCTCGGCCGTACGCCCGTCGTGCGGGTCACGGCCGGGCTGCCCGGACCGCACCCCGGGTTCTGGGCCAAGCTCGAAGGGCTCGCCGCGGGCGGGATGAAGGCCCGGGCCGCGGTGTCCATGCTGATGGGCGCCCGCGAGCGTGGCGAACTGCGGCCCGGCGCCCCGGTGGTGGAGTCCACCTCCGGCACCCTCGGCATCGGGCTGGCCTTCGCGGGGCAGGCCCTCGGCCACCCGGTCGTGCTGGTCGGCGACAGCGAACTGGAACCGTCCATGCGGCAGTTGCTGCGCTCCCACGGGGTACGGCTGGAGATCGTGGACCGGCCCGCGCCGCAGGGCGGCTGGCAGGCGGCGCGCCTGGCCCGGCTGCGGGAGCTGCTGGCCGTGCTGCCCGGCGCGTACTGGCCCGACCAGTACAACAACCCCGACAACACCGCGGGTTACGCCTCGCTGGCCGCCGAGCTCGCCGTGCAGCTCGACCATCTGGACATCCTGGTGTGCAGCGTCGGCACCGGCGGGCACAGTGCCGGCGTCATCGGCCCGCTGCGGCGGCACTGGCCCGCGCTGCGGCTGATCGGTGTCGACTCCACCGGCTCCACCATCTTCGGCCAGCCCGCCCGGCCACGGCTGATGCGCGGGCTGGGCAGCAGCATCCACCCGCGCAACGTCGCCTACGACGCGTTCGACGAGGTGCACTGGGTCGGCCCGGCGGAGGCCGTGGACGCCTGCCGCCGGCTGGCCCGCGGGAGCTTCGTCAGCGGCGGCTGGAGCACGGGCGCCGCCGCCCGTGTCGCCGCCTGGGCGGCCCGCGTCCACCCCGGCGCGGTCGTCGCGACCGTCTTCCCCGACGGCCCGCACCGCTACCTCGGCACCGTCTACGACGACGACTTCGCCGCCGCCCACGGCCTCGACCCCGCCACGGCGGCCACCCGTCCCGTGGAGATCCCGCACCCGTACGCGGCCGAGGCCACCGGCTGGACGCGGTGCACGCGCGTCTCCGACCCGCTGGCGGACGCCCCCTCCCCGGACCCCTCGGAAAGGACCCCATGA
- a CDS encoding MFS transporter yields MKTWREMRRFPLAVRLLLVNQFGVNTGFYLLIPYLATHLTENLGMSAAVVGVVLGIRNLSQQGLFIVGGSASDRLGARGVIIAGCALRTVGFALFALGDDLAVLLAASVLSGFAGALFNPAVRAYIAQEADERKAEAFALFNVFATTGALVGPLLGSALLLVDFRTSALTAAGIFAVLTVAQALVLPARKVAPSGGTVLGDWREVLGNRAFLAFALAMVGMFTLENQLYLLLPDGARRATGWEGAAGLVFLVGTLANLTLQLRLTRALKERGDRARWIAAGLGLMALAFLPPALVSAGSGGPDGAADAVLRALPVLAGALLLYLGVMVAQPFVMELIPGFARPELTGTCFGIFYVVSGIAAAVGNAVVGWAMDAGERGGAGWLPWACCALFGLASALGVAWLHRLGSLPTPSKPAVPATA; encoded by the coding sequence GTGAAGACGTGGCGTGAGATGCGCCGCTTCCCGCTCGCTGTGCGGCTGCTGCTGGTGAACCAGTTCGGTGTCAACACCGGCTTCTACCTGCTCATCCCCTACCTCGCCACCCACCTCACCGAGAACCTCGGCATGTCGGCGGCGGTCGTCGGGGTCGTCCTCGGCATCCGCAACCTCAGCCAGCAGGGCCTGTTCATCGTCGGCGGCTCCGCCTCCGACCGGCTCGGCGCGCGCGGTGTCATCATCGCCGGCTGCGCGCTGCGCACCGTCGGGTTCGCGCTGTTCGCGCTCGGCGACGACCTGGCGGTGCTGCTCGCCGCGTCCGTGCTCAGCGGCTTCGCCGGGGCGCTGTTCAACCCCGCCGTCCGCGCCTACATCGCCCAGGAGGCCGACGAGCGCAAGGCGGAGGCGTTCGCCCTGTTCAACGTGTTCGCCACCACCGGTGCGCTGGTCGGGCCGCTGCTGGGCAGCGCGCTGCTGCTCGTGGACTTCCGCACCTCGGCCCTGACCGCCGCCGGCATCTTCGCCGTCCTCACCGTCGCGCAGGCGCTGGTCCTTCCCGCGCGGAAGGTCGCGCCGAGCGGGGGCACCGTGCTCGGCGACTGGCGGGAGGTCCTCGGCAACCGGGCCTTCCTCGCCTTCGCGCTGGCCATGGTCGGCATGTTCACCCTGGAGAACCAGCTCTACCTGCTGCTGCCCGACGGCGCGCGCCGGGCCACCGGCTGGGAGGGCGCCGCCGGACTCGTCTTCCTCGTCGGCACCCTCGCCAACCTCACCCTGCAACTGCGCCTCACCCGCGCCCTGAAGGAGCGCGGCGACCGGGCGCGCTGGATCGCCGCGGGGCTGGGCCTGATGGCGCTGGCGTTCCTGCCGCCCGCCCTGGTCTCCGCCGGCTCCGGCGGACCGGACGGCGCGGCGGACGCCGTACTGCGGGCCCTGCCCGTGCTGGCCGGGGCGCTGCTGCTCTACCTCGGGGTGATGGTGGCCCAGCCGTTCGTGATGGAGCTGATCCCCGGCTTCGCCCGCCCCGAGCTGACCGGCACCTGCTTCGGCATCTTCTACGTCGTCTCCGGCATCGCCGCCGCCGTGGGCAACGCGGTCGTCGGCTGGGCCATGGACGCCGGGGAGCGGGGCGGCGCCGGCTGGCTGCCATGGGCGTGCTGCGCCCTGTTCGGACTCGCGTCCGCGCTGGGCGTGGCCTGGCTGCACCGGCTCGGATCGCTGCCCACGCCGTCGAAGCCCGCCGTACCCGCGACGGCCTGA
- a CDS encoding ABC transporter substrate-binding protein — protein sequence MHDMTPRHRPSSERFPGLRRRGFLAASLGALALTGCGGSGDGGGADKGGGAPKRGGRLRAAFAGGGAGETLDPHLSNLFADVARAKALFDKLADYGADLSARPRLAEKWEPNKTLDRWRVTLREATFHDGEPVTAEDVLYSYRRIADPKQAFRAKASLEPIDLDASRATGQRTVEFVLKRPTAEFPNVMAAFGAYIVPEGAAQFDRKPVGSGPFRFVSFAPGRSAVFRRNDDYWDGAPHLDEIEFVTANEESARVNALLGGQVEYAHELNPTTARAHEGKGQIEIVRLRNSAMQAFCMKTDRPPFDDERVRQAFFLIADRAELVAGALSGAGEVGNDLFGKGYEYYADGLPQREQDLDKARALLKRAGAEDLRVTLDTSAVAAGFTEAASIFRDQARKAGVTVEVKMGSKDSYWSDILDGGTLCCYRSGAMPIEAHISQRLLTDSTTNATKWRHKDFDALYQQAQSTRDKAARAAVYERMQRRLYAEGGFLVWGFADWIIGTARTVRGVETDAPANTLDWARFDKVWLA from the coding sequence ATGCACGACATGACGCCCCGCCACCGACCGTCCTCCGAGCGCTTCCCCGGCCTGCGCCGCCGCGGCTTCCTCGCCGCCTCGCTCGGCGCGCTGGCCCTCACCGGATGCGGCGGCTCCGGCGACGGCGGCGGCGCGGACAAGGGCGGCGGCGCCCCGAAGCGGGGCGGGCGGCTGCGGGCCGCGTTCGCGGGCGGCGGCGCCGGCGAGACCCTCGACCCGCACCTGTCCAACCTGTTCGCCGACGTGGCCCGCGCCAAGGCCCTCTTCGACAAGCTCGCCGACTACGGCGCCGACCTGTCCGCACGGCCCCGCCTCGCCGAGAAGTGGGAGCCGAACAAGACCCTGGACCGCTGGCGGGTCACCCTGCGCGAGGCCACCTTCCACGACGGCGAACCGGTCACGGCCGAGGACGTGCTGTACAGCTACCGCCGCATCGCCGACCCGAAGCAGGCGTTCCGCGCCAAGGCGTCCCTGGAGCCCATCGACCTCGACGCGAGCCGGGCCACGGGGCAGCGGACGGTGGAGTTCGTCCTCAAGCGGCCCACCGCCGAGTTCCCCAACGTCATGGCCGCGTTCGGGGCGTACATCGTGCCCGAGGGCGCGGCGCAATTCGACCGGAAGCCGGTTGGCTCCGGGCCGTTCCGCTTCGTGTCCTTCGCGCCGGGCCGCTCCGCGGTGTTCCGCCGCAACGACGACTACTGGGACGGCGCCCCGCACCTGGACGAGATCGAGTTCGTCACCGCCAACGAGGAGTCGGCCCGCGTCAACGCCCTGCTCGGCGGGCAGGTCGAGTACGCCCACGAGCTGAACCCCACCACCGCCCGCGCCCACGAGGGCAAGGGACAGATCGAGATCGTGCGGCTGCGCAACAGCGCCATGCAGGCGTTCTGCATGAAGACCGACCGGCCGCCCTTCGACGACGAGCGGGTGCGCCAGGCGTTCTTCCTCATCGCCGACCGCGCGGAACTGGTCGCCGGTGCCCTGTCCGGCGCCGGCGAGGTGGGCAACGACCTGTTCGGCAAGGGCTACGAGTACTACGCCGACGGTCTGCCCCAGCGCGAGCAGGACCTCGACAAGGCCCGCGCCCTGCTCAAGCGGGCCGGCGCCGAGGACCTCCGGGTCACCCTGGACACCTCCGCCGTCGCCGCCGGGTTCACCGAGGCCGCCAGCATCTTCCGCGACCAGGCGAGGAAGGCGGGCGTCACCGTCGAGGTGAAGATGGGCAGCAAGGACTCCTACTGGAGCGACATCCTCGACGGCGGCACCCTGTGCTGCTACCGCTCCGGTGCCATGCCCATCGAGGCGCACATCTCCCAGCGGCTGCTCACCGACTCCACCACCAACGCCACCAAGTGGCGGCACAAGGACTTCGACGCCCTGTACCAGCAGGCCCAGTCCACCCGCGACAAGGCCGCGCGGGCCGCGGTGTACGAGCGGATGCAGCGCCGCCTGTACGCGGAGGGCGGCTTCCTCGTCTGGGGCTTCGCCGACTGGATCATCGGCACGGCGCGCACGGTGCGCGGGGTGGAGACGGACGCGCCCGCCAACACGCTGGACTGGGCCCGGTTCGACAAGGTGTGGCTGGCGTGA
- a CDS encoding class I SAM-dependent DNA methyltransferase, with protein sequence MTTTASAHNLLTDNPELYETRFPDPERLAGRWTEDCLRRHGAGPRVLDMGCGTGRDAARLHAAGRRVTGADLSEAMLAHARVHHPGPEYVRADLHGFDLGRGVYDAVVCLDSALLYCHTNDQLDGFLASCRRALSPGGLLVAEMRNGAYFLGRTDLLDAPAVHTFVWQGVRYRSTTTLTVDRTAQLLRRTRVWTSDGGREPVEQRSAWRLLFPQELRHLLGAHGFEVLELHDGPGPRTEPAWHEGLEPGRTTDADRLHVVARLAGAAPAP encoded by the coding sequence ATGACGACGACCGCGAGCGCCCACAACCTGCTCACGGACAACCCCGAGCTGTACGAGACCCGCTTCCCCGACCCCGAGCGGCTGGCCGGGCGCTGGACGGAGGACTGCCTGCGCCGGCACGGGGCGGGCCCGCGCGTGCTGGACATGGGCTGCGGCACCGGCCGTGACGCCGCCCGTCTGCACGCCGCCGGCCGGCGGGTGACCGGCGCCGACCTCTCCGAGGCGATGCTCGCCCACGCCCGCGTCCACCATCCGGGCCCGGAGTACGTGCGGGCGGACCTGCACGGCTTCGACCTCGGCCGGGGGGTGTACGACGCCGTGGTGTGCCTGGACAGCGCGCTGCTGTACTGCCACACCAACGACCAGCTCGACGGCTTCCTCGCCTCCTGCCGCCGCGCGCTGTCCCCGGGCGGGCTGCTCGTCGCCGAGATGCGCAACGGCGCCTACTTCCTCGGCCGCACCGACCTGCTCGACGCCCCCGCCGTCCACACGTTCGTCTGGCAGGGCGTGCGCTACCGCTCCACCACCACGCTCACCGTGGACCGCACGGCCCAGTTGCTGCGCCGCACCCGCGTGTGGACCTCCGACGGCGGGCGGGAGCCCGTCGAGCAGCGGTCGGCGTGGCGGCTGCTGTTCCCGCAGGAGCTGCGGCATCTGCTGGGCGCCCACGGCTTCGAGGTGCTGGAGCTGCACGACGGGCCCGGCCCGCGCACCGAGCCGGCCTGGCACGAGGGCCTGGAGCCCGGTCGCACCACCGACGCCGACCGGCTGCACGTGGTGGCCCGTCTGGCCGGCGCCGCCCCCGCGCCCTGA
- a CDS encoding ABC transporter permease: MNEPRTGRFAFGLAVVAVPLALALLGPLFAGEPGPRGASFTVGGGHWLGTDFVGRDVWRQVLHGGRPVVLTALAATALAYAVALPLGLFVALSHRRRLEELLMRPLDVVLAVPSLLLILLAATVFSPGPVGLALLVALVNVPDAARLVRAAATEAAARPAVEALRMQGETWGRIAVGYVGRSMLRTLAADAGTRLTGVLYLVATAAFLGVGVAPDAADWAVMVDRNRTGLFVQPWAVVVPALLIVALTMGTNLLFDAALDRGGSRIRKKEARP; encoded by the coding sequence GTGAACGAGCCGCGTACGGGCCGTTTCGCCTTCGGTCTCGCCGTCGTCGCCGTGCCGCTGGCCCTCGCCCTCCTCGGTCCGCTGTTCGCGGGCGAACCGGGTCCGCGGGGCGCGTCGTTCACCGTCGGCGGCGGCCACTGGCTGGGCACCGATTTCGTCGGCCGTGACGTGTGGCGGCAGGTGCTGCACGGCGGGCGGCCGGTCGTGCTGACCGCGCTCGCCGCGACCGCTCTCGCGTACGCCGTGGCCCTGCCCCTGGGTCTGTTCGTCGCGCTCAGCCACCGCCGCCGGCTGGAGGAGCTGCTGATGCGGCCGCTGGACGTGGTGCTCGCCGTGCCGTCGCTGCTGCTGATCCTGCTGGCGGCGACCGTGTTCTCGCCCGGCCCGGTGGGGCTGGCGCTGCTGGTCGCGCTGGTGAACGTGCCCGACGCGGCCCGCCTGGTGCGCGCCGCCGCCACGGAGGCCGCGGCGCGTCCCGCCGTCGAGGCGCTGCGGATGCAGGGCGAGACGTGGGGACGCATCGCCGTCGGCTATGTCGGCCGCTCCATGCTGCGCACGCTGGCCGCCGACGCCGGGACGCGGCTGACCGGGGTGCTCTACCTGGTCGCCACGGCGGCGTTCCTCGGCGTCGGGGTGGCGCCGGACGCGGCCGACTGGGCCGTGATGGTGGACCGCAACCGCACCGGCCTGTTCGTCCAGCCGTGGGCCGTGGTCGTCCCCGCCCTGCTGATCGTCGCCCTGACCATGGGCACCAACCTGCTCTTCGACGCCGCGCTGGACAGGGGCGGGAGCCGGATCCGGAAGAAGGAAGCACGTCCGTGA
- a CDS encoding ABC transporter permease, with amino-acid sequence MSGLRSFVARRLIAGAAQTVAVVLLVFALTEALPGDAAVSLAGDQPDPARIEAIREAMELDRPAWERLADWTAGLLHGDLGTSLTSGRPVAQYIADGFGPTLVLAALTVALLVPAGVGLGVLAARHEGRFADRLISSVTLGVYAVPEFALGVLLVTVFALRLGWLPPTAVGYGTDLLGHPAALVLPVLVLLSRPVCSLARLVRAGMIEALASPYVAQARRYGVPGVRVRYAHALPNAAAPAAQQLARTVDWLLCGVIVVEALFVIPGLGTVLLGAVAERDVPVVQGLAVVFGVLTVVLNLGADLVAYRLAPRAGVAA; translated from the coding sequence GTGAGCGGACTGCGCTCCTTCGTCGCACGGAGGCTGATCGCCGGTGCCGCGCAGACCGTGGCCGTGGTGCTGCTGGTCTTCGCGCTCACCGAGGCGCTGCCGGGCGACGCGGCCGTCTCCCTCGCCGGGGACCAGCCCGATCCGGCGCGCATCGAGGCCATCCGGGAGGCGATGGAGCTGGACCGGCCGGCCTGGGAGCGGCTGGCGGACTGGACGGCGGGGCTGCTCCACGGCGACCTCGGCACCTCCCTGACCTCGGGGCGCCCGGTCGCCCAGTACATCGCCGACGGTTTCGGGCCGACCCTGGTGCTGGCCGCGCTCACCGTGGCGCTGCTGGTGCCGGCGGGCGTCGGGCTCGGGGTGCTGGCCGCCCGGCACGAGGGGCGGTTCGCGGACCGGCTGATCAGTTCGGTGACGCTCGGCGTGTACGCGGTGCCCGAGTTCGCCCTCGGGGTGCTGCTGGTGACGGTGTTCGCGCTGCGGCTCGGCTGGCTGCCGCCGACCGCCGTCGGCTACGGCACCGACCTGCTCGGGCACCCGGCGGCACTGGTGCTGCCCGTGCTGGTCCTGCTGTCACGGCCGGTGTGCTCCCTGGCGCGGCTGGTGCGCGCCGGCATGATCGAGGCGCTCGCCTCCCCGTACGTCGCCCAGGCCCGCCGGTACGGCGTCCCCGGCGTCCGCGTCCGCTACGCCCACGCGCTGCCGAACGCGGCCGCCCCCGCCGCCCAGCAGCTCGCCCGCACCGTCGACTGGCTGCTGTGCGGTGTCATCGTCGTGGAGGCGCTGTTCGTGATCCCGGGTCTCGGCACGGTGCTGCTGGGGGCCGTCGCCGAGCGCGACGTGCCCGTGGTGCAGGGGCTCGCCGTGGTGTTCGGCGTTCTGACCGTCGTACTGAACCTGGGCGCCGACCTGGTGGCGTACCGGCTGGCGCCGCGTGCGGGGGTGGCCGCGTGA
- a CDS encoding ABC transporter ATP-binding protein — MNEAADVADTSDDGGAAARPVARVRDLRVEIDGRAIVDGVSLDVLPGRVTALVGASGSGKTTTGLALLGEYPPGARVTGEVRLPGTGPVGYVPQHPAAVLNPARRISALLTDIARAQVRGLPRGRRRAAARERVLRALEEAQLPGAEALLRRYPHQLSGGQQQRVVLAQALLLGARVVVADEPTTGQDALTKSRIVEQFAAVAARGVGVVLLGHDLDVVRALADEVLVMRAGRVVESGPAERVWRAPRHAWTRELLAADRRFTASEGPAAGGAPVLRVRGLTARHRDGARGSAVVLRVPELDLRAGECLAVVGRSGSGKTTLARCLAGLHRDHDGEVLLDGVPLPRSLRDRDRAGLAAVQYVFQDARAAFDEHRPVLAQVARTAIRLRGTGPDAATREATATLGRLGLAEELVRRRPGGLSGGELQRAALARALLARPRVLVCDEITSGLDTVTRRGILDTLTALVRDRDDLSLVLITHDLDTAALAHRVAVLDAGALVEQGPARRVLTEPRHPFTVSLMETTERLAAARAPQVTGPAAGGAGS, encoded by the coding sequence GTGAACGAGGCAGCCGACGTGGCAGACACCAGTGACGACGGCGGCGCCGCCGCGCGTCCCGTGGCGCGGGTCCGTGATCTGCGCGTCGAGATCGACGGCCGGGCCATCGTGGACGGGGTGAGCCTCGACGTCCTGCCCGGCAGGGTCACGGCCCTGGTCGGCGCGTCCGGCAGCGGCAAGACCACCACCGGGCTCGCCCTGCTCGGCGAGTACCCACCCGGCGCCCGGGTCACCGGTGAGGTGCGCCTGCCCGGCACCGGACCGGTCGGTTACGTCCCCCAGCATCCGGCGGCCGTGCTGAACCCCGCCCGCCGAATCTCCGCGCTGCTCACCGACATCGCCCGCGCCCAGGTGCGCGGGCTGCCGCGCGGCCGGCGCCGGGCGGCAGCCCGCGAACGGGTCCTGCGGGCCTTGGAGGAGGCCCAGTTGCCCGGCGCGGAGGCGCTGCTGCGGCGCTACCCGCACCAGCTCTCCGGCGGCCAGCAGCAGCGTGTCGTGCTCGCCCAGGCGCTGCTGCTCGGCGCGCGGGTCGTCGTCGCCGACGAACCGACCACCGGGCAGGACGCCCTGACCAAGAGCCGCATCGTCGAGCAGTTCGCGGCGGTCGCGGCCCGCGGCGTCGGCGTCGTCCTGCTCGGTCACGACCTGGATGTCGTCCGGGCCCTCGCCGACGAGGTGCTCGTCATGCGGGCGGGCCGGGTCGTCGAGTCGGGCCCGGCGGAGCGGGTGTGGCGGGCGCCGCGGCACGCGTGGACCCGCGAACTGCTTGCCGCGGACAGGCGGTTCACCGCCTCCGAGGGCCCGGCGGCCGGCGGGGCGCCGGTGCTGCGGGTACGGGGGCTGACCGCCCGCCACCGCGACGGCGCGCGGGGTTCGGCCGTGGTGCTGCGCGTGCCCGAACTGGACCTGCGCGCCGGCGAGTGCCTGGCCGTGGTCGGCCGCTCGGGCAGCGGCAAGACCACCCTGGCCCGCTGCCTGGCCGGGCTGCACCGCGACCACGACGGGGAGGTCCTCCTCGACGGCGTACCGCTCCCCCGCAGTCTGCGTGACCGCGACCGCGCCGGGCTCGCGGCCGTGCAGTACGTCTTCCAGGACGCGCGCGCCGCCTTCGACGAGCACCGCCCGGTCCTGGCGCAGGTCGCCCGTACGGCGATCCGCCTGCGCGGCACCGGCCCGGACGCCGCGACGCGGGAGGCGACGGCCACGCTGGGCCGCCTCGGGCTCGCCGAGGAGCTGGTGCGACGGCGTCCGGGCGGGCTCTCCGGGGGCGAACTCCAGCGGGCGGCCCTGGCCCGCGCACTGCTGGCCCGCCCCCGCGTCCTCGTCTGCGACGAGATCACCTCCGGGCTCGACACGGTCACCCGCCGGGGCATCCTCGACACCCTGACCGCGCTGGTCCGCGACCGCGACGACCTGTCCCTGGTCCTGATCACCCACGACCTGGACACGGCCGCCCTGGCCCACCGTGTCGCCGTCCTGGACGCGGGCGCGCTCGTGGAGCAGGGCCCGGCACGGCGGGTGCTGACCGAGCCGCGCCACCCCTTCACCGTCTCCCTGATGGAGACCACGGAACGCCTGGCCGCCGCCCGGGCCCCTCAGGTCACCGGTCCCGCGGCCGGCGGCGCGGGATCGTAG
- a CDS encoding Rossmann-like domain-containing protein: MTSATTAPAGVTSYDALVARALAGALGPDPAALRIAVAFTTRQAVRHDGRGTGYRNEVLSLRLAEAVGSCAVEPGALPDRAVEECVGADVASLLGHPLPPVRVAALDAYLMHVTPHTPDHGARAVALPAGTSLEKSRARARAVAELLDLPPGARVLVVGVVNSLLEALRARGLEYVPCDLKGGVTEWGEPVVTDALAEAGRCDALLVSGMTLGNGTFEPLREHALRHGKQLVMFAQTGSAVLPRFLGHGVSAVCAEPYPFFWLDGGPGTLHRYRAGCPGDAR; the protein is encoded by the coding sequence ATGACCTCCGCCACCACCGCGCCCGCCGGCGTGACGTCGTACGACGCCCTCGTGGCGCGGGCCCTCGCCGGTGCGCTGGGGCCGGATCCGGCCGCTCTGCGGATCGCCGTGGCCTTCACCACGCGGCAAGCGGTGCGGCACGACGGGCGCGGCACCGGCTACCGCAACGAGGTGCTCAGCCTGCGTCTGGCCGAGGCCGTCGGCAGTTGCGCCGTCGAGCCCGGGGCGCTGCCGGACCGCGCGGTCGAGGAGTGCGTCGGCGCGGACGTCGCCTCGCTGCTGGGGCATCCGCTGCCGCCGGTGCGCGTGGCGGCGCTGGACGCCTATCTGATGCACGTCACCCCGCACACCCCGGACCACGGGGCGCGGGCCGTGGCCCTGCCCGCCGGGACGTCCCTGGAGAAGTCCCGGGCCCGGGCGCGGGCGGTGGCCGAGCTGCTGGACCTGCCGCCGGGGGCGCGGGTCCTCGTGGTGGGGGTGGTCAACTCCCTGCTGGAGGCGCTGCGGGCGCGCGGTCTGGAGTACGTGCCGTGCGACCTCAAGGGCGGGGTCACCGAGTGGGGCGAGCCGGTCGTCACCGACGCGCTCGCCGAGGCCGGCCGGTGCGACGCGCTGCTGGTGTCCGGGATGACGCTGGGCAACGGGACCTTCGAGCCGCTGCGGGAGCACGCGCTGCGGCACGGCAAGCAGCTCGTGATGTTCGCCCAGACCGGCAGCGCCGTGCTGCCCCGCTTCCTCGGGCACGGGGTGAGCGCGGTGTGCGCGGAGCCGTACCCCTTCTTCTGGCTGGACGGCGGTCCCGGCACGCTCCACCGCTACCGCGCCGGCTGTCCGGGGGACGCCCGGTGA
- a CDS encoding enolase C-terminal domain-like protein — translation MKAGLRTVRLELTEPLRISRSTMSAREAVWLSIAHEGVTGHGEAVTSAYYGLDAARLERLLAAAGADLARFPGPESALGALRAGEWPVDDTPPAVTAAVEAALLDLAGKRAGRPLHRLLGTSEAPVAATARTIGITSPAHAAAQARALAASGFEVIKVKAGSSDPEDDVERVRAVRAAAPRARLLLDPNGAWSPAVAGALLPRFAGLGVEAVEQPIAPGDPEALAALAARSPLPVVADEDAVSLEDVRRLAGRVHGVNVKLAKCGGVHAALRIAEAIEGSGTELMLGCITASSLGLAPAVHLAGRARWADLDGHLLLAHDPWTGIGGEDGRVRAGELPGLGVRPRGVSREDVA, via the coding sequence ATGAAGGCCGGCCTGCGCACCGTACGGCTCGAACTGACCGAGCCGCTGCGCATCTCCCGCTCCACGATGTCCGCCCGCGAGGCCGTGTGGCTGAGCATCGCGCACGAGGGCGTCACCGGGCACGGTGAGGCCGTCACCAGCGCCTACTACGGCCTGGACGCGGCACGGCTGGAACGGCTCCTCGCCGCCGCCGGCGCGGACCTCGCCCGCTTCCCCGGGCCCGAGAGCGCGCTGGGAGCTCTGCGCGCGGGCGAGTGGCCCGTCGACGACACCCCCCCGGCCGTCACCGCCGCCGTCGAGGCCGCCCTGCTCGACCTCGCCGGCAAACGCGCCGGCCGTCCCCTCCACCGGCTGCTCGGCACGTCCGAGGCTCCGGTCGCCGCCACCGCGCGCACGATCGGCATCACCTCCCCCGCGCACGCGGCGGCGCAGGCCCGTGCCCTCGCGGCGAGCGGCTTCGAAGTGATCAAGGTCAAGGCGGGCTCGTCCGACCCCGAGGACGACGTCGAGCGGGTGCGTGCCGTCCGGGCCGCCGCGCCCCGGGCCCGGCTGCTGCTCGACCCCAACGGCGCGTGGAGCCCCGCGGTGGCGGGGGCGCTGCTGCCCCGGTTCGCCGGCCTCGGGGTCGAGGCGGTCGAGCAGCCGATCGCGCCGGGCGACCCGGAGGCGCTGGCGGCGCTGGCCGCCCGCTCGCCGCTGCCGGTCGTCGCCGACGAGGACGCCGTGTCGCTGGAGGACGTGCGGCGGCTGGCCGGCCGCGTCCACGGCGTCAACGTCAAGCTCGCCAAGTGCGGCGGCGTGCACGCGGCGCTGCGCATCGCCGAGGCGATCGAGGGCAGCGGCACCGAGCTGATGCTCGGGTGCATCACCGCGAGCAGCCTCGGTCTCGCGCCCGCCGTGCACCTCGCGGGGCGGGCCCGCTGGGCCGACCTCGACGGGCATCTGCTGCTCGCGCACGACCCGTGGACCGGCATCGGCGGCGAGGACGGCCGCGTTCGGGCCGGCGAGCTGCCCGGGCTGGGCGTGCGGCCGCGGGGGGTGAGCCGTGAAGACGTGGCGTGA